CAGTAAAAAAACGACCCCTCCGGGCGGCCTCGAAGGTCTGGCTCTGGGAACCATACCCCCCGCCTTTATTCAGGCAGTTTCCCAGGCATCGGGAATATCCATTACAGGTCTGCCGGTAAACTCAGCATCCCTGCTGTCAGGAGGCCTTTAATGCTGATTCCTTTTACATTAAATTCAAAAGAGGTCAGTGTAGATGTACCGGCCTATTTCAATCTTTCCGACGTACTGAGAGATGAGTTCGGCCTGAACGGGCTGAGAAATGCATGCGGCAAGGGATACTGCGGCCTCTGTTCGGTGGTTCTGGATGGAAAACTTGTCTATTCCTGCCTTATTCCTGTTTTTCAGATAAGAAACAGGGAAGTCATGACCATCGAAGGCTATGCAGAGACCGAAGAATTTGAAGATGTATACAGAGGGTTCAAGCAGGAAGGGGTTCATCTCTGTGATTTCTGTGCCCCCACAAGAACCCTTACAACAGGAATTCTTCTGGACCGCTACAAACGCCCCGATGAAAGACAGCTCCAGGAGATTCTTACCACGGTAAACTGCAGCTGCACACCCTATGAAACCCTGAAATCCGGGATTTTGACAGCAGCAAGATTCAGACAACGGAGGCTCAAGTGAAAGAACACACAGCCTTTCATGTCCATATCCCCCAGAATATGACTGTTCTCCTGAATCTCTTTAACAAAGCACCGGGCTCGGTGATTATGGCGGGAGGTACACATCTGATGAATCATACCTTCAAGCCCGGATCGGAACATCACAGTATCCTGGCCATAAATCAGCTGGATGAACTGAAGAAAGTAACAAGGACAGATCGTTATACCGAATTGGGAAGCTGTGTGACCATCAATGAGATGATTGATTCCCAGAGAGGCCAATCTTCGAAGCTGCTTATGGAGACTCTGCAGCATATGGGCCCCCATCCAATCAGAAATGTATCCACAATAGGCGGTAACCTCTGTATTTCCGACAGAAGAATGGATCTTTATCCCGTGCTCCTGCTGCTGGATTCCAGACTGGAACTGAGACATGTCAAAAGGAGACTGAACGGGCGGGCCTCCTATAAGTCAAAATGGATTCATATCAATACTTTTATATCTGCCGACGGGAGCCTGAACCTGGGTGAAGGAGAGCTGTTAAGCCGTATCCGCATACCCTTTTACGACGGCCGCGTCCACTTCCATCGGAAGGTGAATATTAAGGGAAACGATTTTTTCACCATCAATGCCCTGGCCTCCATGGATAAGGGTGTTCTCTCGGATATAAGGGTTGCCTTTACAAACGGCGGTCTTTTTATGATGCGCAGCAGAGATATGGAGGCCAATCTTATGGGCCGCCGCTTCCCCATGGGTCATAAGGATCTGGATGATATTATGGCGGATCTTTACAAGTACTATAAAAAGCCGGAAAACCCCTACGAAGAATATCTGATGAACAGTCTTTTTCGTCAACTTCTTGAATCTC
This DNA window, taken from Oceanispirochaeta sp. M1, encodes the following:
- a CDS encoding (2Fe-2S)-binding protein; amino-acid sequence: MLIPFTLNSKEVSVDVPAYFNLSDVLRDEFGLNGLRNACGKGYCGLCSVVLDGKLVYSCLIPVFQIRNREVMTIEGYAETEEFEDVYRGFKQEGVHLCDFCAPTRTLTTGILLDRYKRPDERQLQEILTTVNCSCTPYETLKSGILTAARFRQRRLK
- a CDS encoding xanthine dehydrogenase family protein subunit M translates to MKEHTAFHVHIPQNMTVLLNLFNKAPGSVIMAGGTHLMNHTFKPGSEHHSILAINQLDELKKVTRTDRYTELGSCVTINEMIDSQRGQSSKLLMETLQHMGPHPIRNVSTIGGNLCISDRRMDLYPVLLLLDSRLELRHVKRRLNGRASYKSKWIHINTFISADGSLNLGEGELLSRIRIPFYDGRVHFHRKVNIKGNDFFTINALASMDKGVLSDIRVAFTNGGLFMMRSRDMEANLMGRRFPMGHKDLDDIMADLYKYYKKPENPYEEYLMNSLFRQLLESLADPSESGEMQF